A single genomic interval of Variovorax sp. PMC12 harbors:
- a CDS encoding serine/threonine-protein kinase: MLSLLALSCPQCSAPLPRAARWRTVDCSYCGATIVRGEEIVERESFRAAWRRANADVPGGRVLAWRGARFRVLAPLATGEHSEVLLAERLGALPERVTMKLARDSAANGVLLREASVLQALQDLSVPGAAYFTRRLPQPVGTGVAEGLGDGARQALVLRHPTGFWGSLQDVARANPQGIDPRHAVWIWRRMLEVLSFVHDAGWTHRGLSPAHALVHPRDHGVLLIGWSRAQHAAGAAHAAAAARDLMQAAWAVRALLHGGAGDEADAPGFGAHTPAPLAALLRQCSEDANACERLGAQGIEQALSAASREAFGAPQFVHFDPAPRRGA, from the coding sequence ATGCTGTCGCTGCTTGCTCTCAGCTGTCCGCAATGCTCTGCGCCGCTGCCGCGGGCTGCCCGCTGGCGCACCGTCGACTGCAGCTATTGCGGCGCCACCATCGTGCGCGGCGAGGAAATCGTCGAACGCGAGAGCTTCCGCGCCGCATGGCGCAGGGCGAATGCCGATGTGCCCGGCGGGCGCGTTCTCGCATGGCGCGGCGCGCGCTTCCGCGTGCTAGCCCCGCTCGCCACCGGGGAGCACAGCGAGGTGCTGCTCGCGGAGCGCCTGGGCGCGCTGCCCGAACGCGTGACCATGAAATTGGCCCGCGACAGCGCAGCCAACGGCGTGCTGCTGCGCGAAGCCTCGGTGCTCCAGGCCTTGCAGGACCTGTCGGTTCCGGGCGCCGCCTACTTCACGCGCCGGCTGCCGCAACCGGTGGGCACGGGCGTCGCCGAAGGGCTGGGTGACGGCGCCCGCCAGGCGCTGGTGCTGCGCCATCCGACCGGCTTCTGGGGCAGCCTGCAGGACGTGGCGCGTGCCAACCCGCAAGGCATCGACCCGCGCCATGCCGTGTGGATCTGGCGTCGCATGCTGGAGGTGCTGTCCTTCGTGCACGACGCCGGCTGGACGCATCGCGGCCTGTCACCCGCGCATGCGCTCGTGCATCCGCGCGACCACGGCGTGCTGCTCATCGGCTGGTCGCGCGCACAGCATGCCGCCGGCGCGGCCCATGCCGCCGCCGCCGCGCGAGACCTCATGCAGGCTGCGTGGGCCGTGCGTGCCTTGCTGCATGGCGGCGCGGGTGACGAGGCGGACGCCCCGGGCTTCGGCGCGCACACTCCCGCGCCGCTCGCCGCGCTGTTGCGCCAGTGCAGCGAAGACGCCAACGCCTGCGAACGGCTCGGCGCGCAAGGCATCGAGCAAGCCCTCTCCGCGGCCTCGCGCGAAGCGTTCGGTGCGCCGCAGTTCGTCCATTTCGATCCCGCGCCGCGCCGCGGCGCCTGA
- a CDS encoding adenylosuccinate synthetase, whose protein sequence is MSAAAVTATRYVSLLGLGFGDCGKGLFTDHLSGALGAHTVVRFNGGAQAGHNVVLADGRHHTFSQFGAGSFHAGVGTLLASPVVVHPTALRVEEEALRRAGVNDAFSRLLVDARCRVTTPFHQAAGRLREWARGSDAHGSCGVGVGETVRHALAAPDEALRYGDLPFPARALEKLQASRTTLLREFTHTAFSHAGAAQELSVLQDESLARRWLDAVAPCLAHSPPASADRIAERLARAGTVIFEGAQGVLLDEWRGFHPHTTWSTISAAAVEAVLRDAGIDAPVQHLGVLRSYLTRHGPGPLPTHDRALDARLREPHNADEGWQGVFRRGHPDAVLLRYALDAVGALDGLVVSHLDAVDGAGLRWCAGYRTEDAGRLTALPAGGVRDLAHQHALTRLLQGAEPIYEPHPIATAHAWVAHAEALSGLPVRFGAFGPTRETVRDRKHLP, encoded by the coding sequence GTGAGCGCCGCAGCAGTCACGGCCACGCGCTACGTCTCGCTGCTCGGCCTCGGCTTCGGAGACTGCGGCAAGGGGCTGTTCACCGATCATCTGAGCGGCGCGCTGGGGGCGCACACGGTCGTGCGGTTCAACGGCGGCGCGCAGGCGGGCCACAACGTGGTGCTGGCCGACGGACGCCACCACACCTTCTCCCAGTTCGGCGCCGGCAGCTTTCATGCGGGAGTCGGCACGTTGCTGGCGAGCCCGGTGGTCGTACACCCGACGGCGCTGCGTGTCGAGGAAGAGGCGCTGCGGCGCGCGGGCGTGAACGACGCCTTCTCGCGCCTGCTGGTCGATGCGCGTTGCCGCGTGACGACGCCGTTCCACCAGGCGGCCGGGCGGCTGCGTGAATGGGCGCGCGGGTCGGATGCGCACGGCAGTTGCGGCGTGGGGGTCGGTGAAACCGTTCGGCATGCGCTGGCCGCGCCGGACGAGGCCTTGCGCTACGGCGACCTGCCGTTCCCGGCCCGCGCGCTCGAAAAGCTGCAGGCCTCGCGCACCACGCTGCTTCGCGAATTCACGCACACGGCCTTCTCGCATGCCGGCGCCGCGCAGGAACTGTCTGTGCTGCAGGATGAATCGCTGGCACGGCGCTGGCTCGATGCCGTTGCGCCGTGCCTGGCGCATTCACCCCCCGCCAGCGCGGACCGCATCGCCGAGCGCCTCGCGCGGGCCGGCACCGTGATCTTCGAAGGCGCGCAGGGCGTGCTGCTCGACGAGTGGCGCGGTTTCCATCCGCACACCACCTGGAGCACGATCTCCGCGGCGGCGGTCGAGGCCGTGTTGCGCGACGCGGGCATCGACGCACCGGTGCAGCACCTGGGCGTGCTGCGCAGCTATCTCACGCGGCACGGCCCGGGCCCGCTGCCGACACACGACCGCGCGCTCGACGCGCGCCTGCGTGAGCCGCACAACGCGGATGAAGGCTGGCAGGGCGTGTTCCGCAGGGGCCATCCCGATGCGGTGCTGCTGCGCTACGCCCTCGATGCAGTCGGCGCGCTCGATGGTCTGGTGGTGAGCCACCTCGACGCCGTCGATGGTGCCGGACTGCGCTGGTGCGCCGGCTACCGCACGGAAGACGCGGGCCGCCTCACCGCGCTGCCGGCCGGCGGAGTGCGGGACCTTGCGCATCAGCACGCCTTGACGCGGTTGCTGCAGGGCGCCGAACCCATCTACGAACCACACCCCATCGCCACGGCGCACGCATGGGTCGCGCATGCCGAGGCGCTGAGCGGCTTGCCCGTGCGCTTCGGCGCTTTCGGCCCGACGCGCGAGACCGTGCGCGACCGCAAGCATCTTCCTTGA
- a CDS encoding diguanylate cyclase domain-containing protein → MLQAFAKRVQARLRSADVFARLGGEEFAVLLPDTDVHACRSGALLGQAARPQSGGGMGERKIGTGRSRRRVTNSWEAKSIHSTQTRRLQFQGGAHAEVVRIHP, encoded by the coding sequence GTGCTGCAGGCTTTTGCAAAGCGAGTGCAGGCGAGGCTCCGATCGGCGGACGTGTTCGCCCGATTGGGCGGCGAGGAATTCGCGGTGCTGCTGCCAGACACCGATGTACATGCGTGCAGATCAGGCGCTCTACTAGGCCAAGCGGCAAGGCCGCAATCGGGTGGTGGCATGGGGGAGCGAAAAATCGGCACGGGCAGAAGCCGCCGCCGCGTGACCAATTCATGGGAGGCGAAAAGTATTCATTCGACGCAAACTCGCCGCCTCCAGTTTCAAGGTGGCGCACATGCCGAAGTTGTCCGAATACATCCGTGA
- a CDS encoding restriction endonuclease, producing MTGFWRRSKADSEEEKRAITEVLGRGGAKPEPQAKWSPGVFDDIEWRRFEALCEALFAQAGVRTESQSHGADGGIDIWLYSANSPKPMIVQCKHWRSKPVGVQQMREFFGVLKAHDLRYGTFATSSTFTSDALEFARSNGINAQDRAGLLQLISRRTADQQASLLKVAYDGEFWRPTCVKCGVKMVERQPKDGGVPFWGCANFAKLRCMNRMQMAGKR from the coding sequence ATGACTGGATTCTGGCGGAGGAGCAAGGCTGATTCGGAAGAGGAGAAGCGGGCGATAACTGAAGTACTTGGCCGAGGCGGAGCAAAGCCAGAGCCCCAGGCAAAGTGGTCGCCCGGAGTATTCGACGACATCGAGTGGCGTCGCTTCGAGGCTTTATGTGAAGCTCTATTCGCGCAAGCAGGCGTTCGTACCGAAAGCCAGTCACACGGGGCCGACGGCGGAATCGACATCTGGCTTTATTCGGCCAATAGCCCGAAACCGATGATCGTGCAATGCAAGCACTGGAGAAGCAAGCCCGTGGGTGTGCAACAGATGCGTGAATTTTTCGGAGTTCTCAAGGCACACGATCTGCGATACGGCACATTCGCGACCAGCTCGACATTTACCTCCGACGCACTGGAATTCGCTAGGAGCAATGGCATAAATGCACAAGACCGCGCGGGGTTGCTGCAACTGATTTCGCGACGCACAGCCGATCAACAAGCTTCACTTTTGAAGGTTGCCTACGATGGCGAGTTCTGGCGACCAACCTGCGTCAAGTGCGGAGTGAAGATGGTGGAACGCCAGCCCAAAGACGGGGGAGTCCCGTTCTGGGGCTGCGCCAACTTCGCAAAGCTGCGCTGCATGAACAGAATGCAAATGGCGGGCAAGCGCTGA
- a CDS encoding amylo-alpha-1,6-glucosidase — translation MTASTTTPAHNLDAPALALIDTCARASLELLQDNLTPHGILAASRTEAAVARRYTRIFGRDAAICVMAMCGTGVAALEQGAVASLDALASQQAANGQIPKYVDPEGQDADFWYLGCIDATLWWLIAVDHVRRHGNVEATHWQAEVERAIQWLLAQEHQHFRLLQQNEASDWADIMPRSGYVLYTNALWFDVKRRFALEHAEETRHHFNHLFNPFQRDLPEYHRARLLRHYARRGRRDPGLYLSFVNLAVVGDEGDVFGNVLAIQSGLADAAMAQRIVQTIEAANASQPYPVRVVLHPLSQQHELWRAYMGRHQQNIVHQYHNGGIWPFVGGFWVMALARLGLHEQAWTELARLAQANAQDDWRFTEWFHGRTLAPMGMAGQSWNAAAFLLARRELLGDGVAW, via the coding sequence GTGACCGCATCGACGACCACCCCCGCCCACAACCTCGACGCTCCCGCGCTCGCGCTCATCGACACCTGCGCACGGGCTTCCCTCGAACTGCTGCAGGACAACCTCACGCCGCACGGCATCCTCGCCGCCAGCCGCACCGAGGCCGCCGTGGCGCGGCGCTACACGCGCATCTTCGGCCGCGACGCCGCCATCTGCGTCATGGCCATGTGCGGCACCGGCGTAGCGGCGCTGGAACAGGGCGCCGTGGCCAGCCTCGACGCGCTCGCTTCGCAACAGGCTGCGAACGGGCAGATTCCCAAGTACGTCGACCCCGAGGGCCAGGACGCCGACTTCTGGTACCTGGGCTGCATCGACGCCACCCTGTGGTGGCTCATAGCGGTGGACCACGTGCGCAGGCATGGCAACGTGGAAGCCACGCATTGGCAGGCCGAGGTGGAACGCGCGATCCAGTGGCTGCTCGCGCAGGAGCACCAGCACTTCCGCCTGCTGCAGCAGAACGAGGCCAGCGACTGGGCCGACATCATGCCGCGCTCCGGCTATGTGCTCTACACCAACGCGCTGTGGTTCGACGTCAAGCGCCGTTTCGCGCTGGAGCATGCGGAAGAAACCCGGCACCACTTCAACCACCTGTTCAATCCGTTCCAGCGAGACCTGCCCGAGTACCACCGCGCAAGGCTGCTGCGCCACTACGCGCGGCGTGGCCGGCGCGATCCGGGCCTGTACCTGAGCTTCGTCAATCTCGCGGTCGTCGGGGACGAAGGCGACGTGTTCGGCAACGTGCTGGCCATTCAGAGCGGCCTGGCCGACGCCGCGATGGCGCAGCGCATCGTGCAGACCATCGAGGCGGCGAACGCATCGCAGCCGTACCCGGTGCGCGTGGTGCTGCATCCGCTGTCTCAGCAGCATGAGTTGTGGCGGGCATACATGGGCCGGCACCAGCAGAACATCGTGCACCAGTACCACAACGGAGGCATCTGGCCGTTCGTCGGCGGCTTCTGGGTGATGGCGCTGGCACGGCTGGGGCTGCATGAGCAGGCATGGACCGAACTCGCGCGGCTGGCACAGGCCAACGCGCAGGACGACTGGCGATTCACCGAGTGGTTTCACGGGCGCACGCTGGCGCCGATGGGAATGGCGGGACAGAGCTGGAATGCGGCCGCGTTCCTGCTGGCGCGGCGGGAACTGCTGGGGGATGGGGTGGCCTGGTGA
- a CDS encoding LysR family transcriptional regulator yields MLDGVSLDQLRTFIAAVDEGSFSAAARKLNRVQSAVSGWIASLEDQVGVVLFDRSGRFPKLTPEGVLLLADARNVVSGVDTLKARAKLMSSGLEAELSVVVDVFFPTDVISAAIKAFASRFPFTPLRLFVEALGAAYQPILDGRCSMGILGALPMEFPSLVTERLNEISLVMVAAAEHPLASFDRRISRRELGKHVQLVLTDRSELMTGRDYGVISPTTWRLGDLSTKYAFLKDGMGYGSMPRHMVDRDIARGSLVVLDVDEIPPGGFPLTTSAVYPAAQPPGPAGRWLIDHLKRQCADHS; encoded by the coding sequence ATGCTCGACGGCGTCTCACTCGACCAACTCAGAACCTTCATCGCGGCGGTCGACGAAGGCAGCTTTTCCGCGGCAGCGAGAAAGCTCAACCGCGTGCAGTCCGCAGTGAGCGGCTGGATCGCCTCGCTCGAAGATCAGGTGGGCGTGGTGCTCTTCGACCGGTCCGGGCGTTTCCCCAAGCTCACGCCGGAGGGCGTCCTTCTGCTGGCTGATGCGCGCAACGTGGTCTCGGGCGTTGATACCCTCAAGGCCAGGGCAAAGCTCATGTCCTCGGGGCTGGAAGCCGAGCTTTCGGTCGTCGTGGACGTGTTCTTCCCCACCGACGTCATCAGCGCAGCGATCAAGGCTTTTGCCAGCCGATTTCCGTTCACGCCGCTGAGGCTCTTTGTCGAGGCACTCGGCGCGGCCTACCAACCCATACTCGACGGGCGCTGCAGCATGGGCATCCTGGGCGCGCTACCCATGGAATTCCCCTCCCTGGTCACAGAGCGCCTCAACGAGATTTCCCTGGTGATGGTGGCTGCGGCCGAGCATCCACTCGCGAGCTTCGATCGCCGAATTTCCAGGCGCGAACTCGGCAAGCACGTGCAACTGGTCCTCACGGACCGCTCCGAGCTGATGACGGGGCGCGACTACGGTGTGATATCGCCCACGACCTGGCGCCTGGGCGATCTGTCGACCAAGTACGCATTCCTGAAGGACGGCATGGGCTATGGCAGCATGCCACGGCACATGGTGGACAGGGACATCGCGCGAGGCTCACTCGTCGTGCTCGATGTCGACGAGATCCCGCCCGGGGGCTTTCCGCTGACGACCTCCGCCGTCTATCCCGCCGCCCAACCGCCAGGCCCCGCAGGGCGATGGCTGATTGACCATCTGAAACGGCAGTGTGCCGACCACTCGTGA
- a CDS encoding FMN-dependent NADH-azoreductase, with translation MQLLHLDSSVLGTASASRLLSARIVERHRALHPTAHVVYRDLAADPALHLSGTHMAAWQGMPSDDATLNADLLKGNTYMEELFAADVLVIGAPMYNLSIPTPLKAWIDRIAVAGKTFRYTANGPEGLLKNKKAFIASSRGGVYSAGSPAAALEHQESYLIGLVGFLGVTDVTVVRAEGLAISAQAKEAAMQKALNDIGAISA, from the coding sequence ATGCAGCTCCTTCATCTCGACTCCAGCGTTCTCGGCACCGCCTCGGCGAGCCGACTTCTTTCGGCTCGCATCGTTGAGCGCCATCGCGCGCTGCACCCCACGGCACACGTCGTGTACCGGGATCTGGCGGCTGATCCAGCGCTGCATCTGTCCGGCACGCACATGGCTGCGTGGCAGGGCATGCCGAGCGACGACGCGACCCTGAACGCCGACCTGCTCAAGGGCAATACCTACATGGAAGAACTCTTTGCTGCGGACGTACTTGTGATTGGCGCGCCGATGTACAACCTTTCGATTCCCACGCCCCTGAAGGCCTGGATCGACCGCATCGCCGTGGCGGGCAAGACGTTTCGCTACACCGCGAACGGACCGGAAGGCCTGCTCAAGAACAAGAAGGCATTCATCGCGTCTTCGCGCGGCGGCGTGTATTCCGCGGGCAGCCCCGCGGCGGCTCTCGAGCACCAGGAAAGCTACCTCATCGGCCTCGTTGGCTTCCTGGGCGTGACCGACGTCACCGTGGTGCGCGCCGAGGGTCTTGCCATCAGTGCGCAAGCCAAGGAAGCCGCCATGCAAAAGGCGCTGAACGACATCGGCGCGATCTCCGCGTAG
- a CDS encoding NADPH-dependent F420 reductase, with product MTYSIIGAGNVGTALARQFARSGIAVNIANTRGVDSLAELAKELGDHVTPVALEDALKAEVVILAVPFRSHASVAAALPDWSGKIVVDAMNTYGISPDELKGQASSHVVAAAFAGADVVKTFNQLPAKLLAMNPAAQGGRRVMFVAGDSQAASGAIAKLVDDLGFAALVLGKIAEGGLLLGMGGPLILQNLIKY from the coding sequence ATGACCTATTCCATCATTGGCGCCGGCAACGTCGGCACGGCCCTCGCTCGTCAATTCGCCCGCAGCGGCATTGCCGTGAATATCGCGAACACCCGCGGCGTCGACTCGCTCGCCGAGCTTGCCAAAGAACTGGGCGACCATGTCACTCCCGTGGCGCTGGAGGACGCGCTCAAAGCAGAGGTCGTCATTCTTGCCGTGCCGTTTCGCTCGCATGCCAGCGTCGCGGCCGCTCTGCCGGACTGGTCCGGCAAGATCGTCGTCGACGCCATGAACACCTATGGCATTTCGCCCGATGAACTGAAGGGCCAGGCGTCCAGCCATGTCGTTGCAGCCGCCTTTGCGGGCGCGGATGTGGTCAAGACATTCAACCAGCTGCCGGCCAAGCTGCTTGCGATGAACCCGGCCGCTCAAGGCGGCCGGAGAGTCATGTTCGTTGCCGGCGACTCGCAAGCCGCCTCCGGCGCAATTGCAAAGCTGGTGGACGATCTCGGCTTTGCTGCTCTCGTGCTGGGGAAGATCGCCGAAGGCGGTTTGCTGCTGGGTATGGGCGGCCCGCTGATTCTGCAGAACCTGATCAAGTACTGA
- a CDS encoding GNAT family N-acetyltransferase yields the protein MTSSSSLLIRPPVAEDYSAWKPLWDGYNAFYGREGPTALADEITQLTWQRFFDAYEPVHALVAERDGQLVGLTHYLFHRSTTRIEPTCYLQDLFTLPSERGRGVGRQLIQGVYERVKQAGGHRVYWQTHVTNTAGRTLYDKVASHDGFIVYGTLV from the coding sequence ATGACAAGCTCTTCTTCTCTCCTGATCCGTCCTCCCGTGGCGGAAGATTATTCGGCGTGGAAGCCGCTGTGGGACGGCTACAACGCCTTCTACGGACGCGAGGGCCCCACGGCCCTGGCCGACGAGATCACGCAGCTGACGTGGCAGCGCTTCTTCGACGCCTACGAGCCGGTGCATGCGCTGGTCGCGGAGCGTGACGGCCAGCTCGTCGGCCTCACGCACTACCTGTTTCACCGCAGCACCACCCGCATCGAGCCGACCTGCTACCTGCAGGACCTGTTCACGCTGCCATCGGAGCGCGGCCGCGGCGTCGGGCGCCAGCTGATTCAAGGCGTGTATGAACGTGTGAAGCAGGCAGGCGGACACCGGGTGTACTGGCAGACGCATGTGACGAACACCGCAGGCCGCACGCTGTACGACAAGGTCGCGTCGCACGACGGGTTCATCGTCTACGGCACGCTTGTCTGA
- a CDS encoding CobW family GTP-binding protein, which yields MTASTNPKRKRLPLTVIGGFLGAGKTTLLNRWLREANGLRLAVLVNDFGALNIDADLIAATHGDTTALTNGCVCCQIGDDLGRALVEVIEARTPFDAVVIEASGVSDPWRIAQIGMAAPELSLESVIVLVDASAAAQQSRDPLLADTLARQVKSADLVAVNKADIASADALAGANAWVAATAPGTPCIQTVESAVPLVLLSGLPHAAHTLPHACGPGCHDHHHAQGAPDHGGLFQTWNAQPEAVIPVARLRAWLRDMPPGVLRLKGVLRTGLGDAGDEWSEVQFAGRHGTLRKAAPPAGEARAGVVAIGLRGQLPEELLKAFFLP from the coding sequence GTGACCGCATCGACAAACCCGAAACGGAAGCGCCTGCCGCTCACGGTCATTGGCGGCTTCCTGGGCGCGGGCAAGACCACGCTGCTCAACCGCTGGCTGCGCGAGGCGAATGGACTGCGCCTGGCGGTGCTGGTGAACGACTTCGGCGCGCTCAACATCGACGCCGATCTCATCGCCGCCACGCACGGCGACACCACCGCGCTGACCAACGGCTGCGTGTGCTGCCAGATCGGCGACGACCTGGGGCGGGCATTGGTGGAAGTGATCGAGGCCCGGACGCCGTTCGATGCGGTGGTGATCGAGGCCAGCGGCGTGTCGGACCCGTGGCGCATCGCGCAGATCGGCATGGCGGCGCCGGAGCTGAGCCTGGAGAGCGTCATCGTGCTGGTCGACGCGAGCGCGGCGGCACAGCAGTCTCGCGACCCGCTGCTGGCGGACACGCTGGCACGGCAGGTGAAGTCGGCCGACCTGGTGGCGGTGAACAAGGCGGACATCGCATCCGCCGATGCGCTGGCAGGCGCCAATGCCTGGGTCGCGGCGACCGCGCCAGGCACCCCGTGCATCCAGACCGTGGAGTCGGCCGTGCCGCTGGTGCTGCTGTCGGGGTTGCCGCATGCGGCGCACACGCTGCCCCATGCCTGCGGGCCTGGCTGCCACGACCATCATCATGCGCAGGGCGCACCCGATCACGGTGGGTTGTTCCAGACGTGGAATGCACAGCCCGAAGCAGTGATTCCCGTCGCCAGGCTGCGTGCCTGGCTGCGCGACATGCCGCCCGGCGTGCTGCGCCTGAAGGGCGTGCTGCGCACCGGCCTAGGGGACGCGGGCGATGAATGGTCGGAGGTGCAGTTCGCCGGCCGCCACGGCACGCTGCGCAAGGCCGCGCCACCGGCCGGTGAAGCGCGCGCGGGGGTCGTCGCCATCGGCCTGCGCGGCCAGTTGCCTGAAGAATTGCTCAAGGCTTTTTTCCTGCCCTGA
- a CDS encoding amidohydrolase — protein MSQATTTTVYPARKIITMNPMQPHATHVAVRDGRVLAVGSLADMQAWGTFTLDERFAAKVLMPGLVEGHCHLKEGSMWDWTYLGWFDRRDPEGKVWSGLRSMDEVVSRLAEVAAKMTADGVPDTEPLVAWGFDPIYFGGERMTVHHVDRASATRPIVIGHANGHLMNVNSAMLRIAEITRDNEVEGVVKFAEGADEGEPTGELQEPAAMFQVLRKIGNAGLLAPMTEAGVRSFARLACLQGVTTATDLVNKLAADDCGVLEKVTRDEDFAVRILPAFQAFHGTHGAAQGAEHVKSLVPRNTDRLRYGLVKMMLDGSIQGFSARLRWPGHFNGAPNGIWVTAPAQYEADFETYHRAGLTIHTHTNGDEASEVAIDAIGRVLTRAPRPDHRHTLQHGQMIDAPLFRRMASLGLCANLFANHIWYWGDQHYEMTMGPDRANRLDACGSALAAGVPLAIHSDAPVTPLGPLFTAWCAVNRITPKGRLLGEAERITVPQALRAITLGAAWTLKLDGEIGSIECGKRADFCVLEDDPLEMDPMALKDARVWGTVLSGRVFQAQRG, from the coding sequence ATGAGCCAAGCAACGACAACCACCGTCTACCCCGCCCGCAAGATCATCACCATGAACCCCATGCAGCCGCATGCCACCCACGTGGCGGTGCGCGACGGCCGCGTGCTGGCCGTCGGCTCGCTGGCGGACATGCAGGCATGGGGCACCTTCACGCTGGACGAGCGCTTCGCGGCCAAGGTGCTGATGCCCGGCCTCGTCGAAGGCCACTGCCACCTCAAGGAAGGCAGCATGTGGGACTGGACGTACCTGGGCTGGTTCGACCGCCGGGACCCCGAAGGCAAGGTCTGGAGCGGCCTGCGCTCGATGGACGAGGTGGTCTCGCGCCTGGCGGAGGTCGCCGCGAAGATGACGGCGGACGGCGTGCCCGACACCGAGCCGCTGGTTGCCTGGGGCTTCGACCCCATCTACTTCGGCGGAGAACGCATGACGGTGCATCACGTCGACCGCGCGAGCGCCACGCGGCCCATCGTCATCGGCCATGCCAACGGGCACCTGATGAACGTCAACAGTGCCATGCTGCGCATTGCCGAGATCACGCGCGACAACGAGGTCGAGGGCGTGGTCAAGTTCGCCGAAGGCGCGGACGAAGGCGAACCCACGGGCGAGCTGCAGGAGCCGGCCGCGATGTTCCAGGTGTTGCGCAAGATCGGCAACGCCGGCCTGCTCGCGCCGATGACCGAGGCCGGCGTGCGCTCGTTCGCCAGGCTGGCATGCCTGCAGGGCGTGACCACCGCGACCGACCTGGTCAACAAGCTCGCCGCGGACGACTGCGGCGTGCTCGAGAAAGTGACGCGGGACGAGGACTTCGCGGTGCGCATCCTGCCCGCATTCCAGGCCTTCCATGGCACGCACGGCGCCGCACAGGGCGCGGAACATGTGAAGTCGCTGGTGCCGCGTAACACCGACCGCCTGCGCTACGGGCTGGTGAAGATGATGCTGGACGGCTCGATCCAGGGCTTCTCCGCACGGCTGCGCTGGCCGGGGCATTTCAACGGCGCGCCCAACGGCATCTGGGTGACGGCGCCCGCGCAGTACGAGGCCGACTTCGAGACCTACCACCGCGCCGGCCTCACCATCCACACGCACACCAACGGCGACGAGGCCAGCGAGGTGGCCATCGACGCCATCGGCCGCGTGCTCACGCGCGCGCCGCGTCCCGACCACCGCCACACGCTGCAGCACGGCCAGATGATCGACGCGCCGCTGTTCCGCCGCATGGCCTCGTTGGGCCTGTGCGCCAACCTGTTCGCCAACCACATCTGGTACTGGGGCGACCAGCACTATGAAATGACCATGGGCCCCGACCGCGCCAACCGCCTCGATGCCTGCGGCAGCGCGCTCGCCGCGGGCGTGCCGCTGGCCATCCACTCCGACGCGCCGGTCACGCCGCTGGGCCCGCTGTTCACCGCGTGGTGCGCCGTGAACCGCATCACGCCCAAGGGCCGCCTGCTGGGCGAGGCCGAGCGCATCACCGTGCCGCAGGCGCTGCGCGCCATCACGCTCGGCGCGGCCTGGACGCTCAAGCTCGACGGCGAGATCGGCAGCATCGAATGCGGCAAGCGCGCCGACTTCTGCGTGCTGGAAGACGACCCGCTGGAGATGGACCCGATGGCGCTGAAGGACGCGCGCGTCTGGGGCACCGTGCTTTCTGGACGCGTGTTCCAGGCGCAGCGGGGCTGA